The proteins below come from a single Papaver somniferum cultivar HN1 chromosome 11, ASM357369v1, whole genome shotgun sequence genomic window:
- the LOC113320274 gene encoding dof zinc finger protein DOF5.3-like, translated as MDPSNLQQHQHQQGMATHTPTFEDVLNCPSAKELQEQQKRSLMNRPQPEALKCPRCDSSNTKFCYYNNYSLTQPRYFCKACRRYWTKGGSLRNVPVGGGCRKNNKRISSCSSSSATSKAKSSPSSSISSHHHLHHHHQDNNNNQIYLNTNSIINPLLTFPSSLSYDTNDLTLAFGRLHKQQPTTTRQLGFDHEHHQTSYGNTNSIIGNLINSSSNSSNTANPGFIDALRSGFLDPSSGFHNFYSSYGNGISMGDHHQQHHQQQQVESNNNNNNNNGGSVINGICHEEDDDQHHRDEQVVLPNYDQVEMGLTSTTSSTITTATKQELLKDNETKILWNFPWHGQFGGEQANHHHHHNNNSIHNNIMGNVIDTSSGVRDWNGLNGWHGLVNSPLM; from the exons ATGGATCCTTCTAACTtacaacaacatcaacaccaaCAG GGAATGGCAACCCACACCCCTACATTTGAAGATGTACTAAACTGtccatcagcaaaggaactaCAAGAACAGCAGAAGAGATCACTGATGAACAGACCACAACCAGAAGCTTTAAAATGCCCAAGATGTGATTCTTCAAACACCAAATTCTGTTACTACAACAATTACAGTTTAACACAACCAAGGTATTTCTGTAAAGCATGTAGAAGGTACTGGACAAAAGGAGGGTCATTAAGAAATGTTCCAGTAGGTGGAGGATGTAGAAAGAATAACAAAAGAATATCTTCCTGTTCATCATCTTCAGCAACGTCTAAAGCTAAGTCATCACCTTCGTCATCAATATCATctcatcatcatctccatcatcatcatcaagataatAATAACAACCAAATTTATCTCAATACCAACTCTATTATCAACCCATTACTTACTTTCCCATCATCTCTAAGTTATGACACTAATGACCTCACTCTTGCTTTTGGTAGACTTCATAAACAACAACCCACTACTACTAGGCAGTTAGGGTTTGATCATGAACATCATCAAACCAGTTATGGAAACACAAATAGTATTATTGGAAACCTTATTAACTCATCATCCAATTCTAGTAATACTGCTAATCCTGGTTTTATTGATGCATTGAGGAGTGGGTTTCTTGATCCTTCCAGTGGGTTTCATAATTTTTATTCTAGTTATGGTAATGGAATCAGTATGGgagatcatcatcaacaacaccaCCAACAACAGCAAGTTgagagtaataataataataataataataatggtgGAAGTGTTATTAATGGTATTtgtcatgaagaagatgatgatcaaCATCACAGGGATGAGCAAGTGGTTTTACCAAATTATGATCAGGTGGAAATGGGATTAACAAGCACAACATCATCAACTATaacaacagcaacaaaacaaGAGCTGTTAAAAGATAATGAAACCAAGATTTTATGGAACTTTCCATGGCATGGgcagttcggtggagaacaagccaaccaccaccaccaccataacaaCAACAGCATCCATAACAATATCATGGGTAATGTTATTGATACATCATCAGGAGTAAGAGACTGGAATGGATTAAATGGATGGCATGGACTCGTTAATAGTCCTTTGATGTAG